One part of the Mariniblastus fucicola genome encodes these proteins:
- a CDS encoding sigma-54-dependent transcriptional regulator: protein MNQSVTKPQRILIADDEPLYRNTTAELLGDEGYECVCVEDADDAFAVLQEHSFDLILSDLNMPGNLKLELLKQGRAKYSHIPVIVVTGVPSIPSAIESVRIGIADYLLKPVKFEELLTAVRRVLQQAPAPVKINATPADVPVLREKCPEIIGNSSAMNELLDVVDRVANSNTNVLITGESGTGKEVIASAIHHHSLRRQSAFQVIDCTAIPESLFESVLFGHIKGSFTGAVTDQAGLLRACDGGTAFLDELGELPASSQAKLLRVIQEQTFTPVGDNKSVTVDTRFISATNRDLQAEVNAGTFRQDLFFRLAIIHIELPPLRDRGDDVILLAEGFLQKLRPADSRINGFSDETIDCFRRYRWPGNVREMRNVIERAITLARGKTIHPVDLPAPIRNPAEERNVEMSELAEVSRDEALDSADRAYLTNLLEKHGGVIASAARQAGLSRQGMHKLLKRHGIDVNSFRKKGSETESI from the coding sequence ATGAATCAATCCGTCACAAAACCACAGCGTATTCTCATTGCCGATGACGAGCCGTTATATCGCAATACGACGGCGGAACTGTTGGGTGACGAAGGCTATGAGTGCGTTTGCGTTGAGGACGCTGACGACGCGTTCGCCGTTTTGCAGGAACACTCTTTCGATTTAATCTTGTCGGATCTCAACATGCCCGGCAACTTGAAACTGGAGCTGCTGAAACAGGGGCGAGCAAAATATTCTCATATCCCGGTGATTGTTGTCACAGGTGTGCCTTCGATTCCTTCTGCGATCGAAAGCGTGCGGATTGGCATCGCAGACTACCTGCTCAAACCGGTTAAGTTTGAAGAATTATTGACTGCCGTCAGGCGGGTGCTACAACAGGCGCCCGCGCCGGTCAAAATCAATGCAACTCCGGCAGATGTCCCTGTTTTGCGGGAAAAGTGTCCGGAAATCATTGGCAACAGCTCTGCGATGAACGAGCTTTTGGACGTCGTTGATCGGGTCGCAAATAGTAACACCAATGTTCTGATCACGGGCGAAAGCGGCACCGGAAAGGAAGTCATTGCCAGTGCGATTCACCACCACAGTCTGCGGCGCCAGAGCGCGTTTCAGGTTATCGATTGCACTGCGATTCCAGAATCGCTTTTTGAGTCGGTCCTGTTCGGTCACATCAAAGGGTCGTTCACCGGTGCGGTCACTGATCAAGCCGGGTTGCTGCGTGCTTGCGACGGGGGAACCGCGTTCCTTGATGAGTTGGGCGAACTGCCGGCGTCGTCTCAGGCAAAACTGTTGCGGGTGATTCAGGAGCAAACCTTCACGCCAGTCGGCGATAACAAGTCTGTCACAGTAGACACTCGATTCATCTCTGCAACCAATCGGGACTTGCAGGCGGAAGTCAATGCAGGAACATTTCGGCAGGACCTGTTCTTTCGACTTGCGATTATCCATATCGAACTTCCGCCGCTACGAGACCGTGGCGACGATGTAATTCTGTTGGCAGAAGGTTTTCTTCAGAAACTGCGTCCGGCGGATTCAAGGATCAACGGATTCTCTGATGAGACGATCGATTGTTTTCGGCGATACAGATGGCCTGGTAACGTTCGCGAAATGCGTAACGTCATCGAACGCGCGATCACGTTGGCACGCGGCAAGACGATTCATCCTGTTGATTTACCAGCGCCGATCCGCAATCCAGCCGAAGAACGGAATGTCGAAATGTCGGAGTTGGCTGAAGTCTCTCGCGACGAGGCACTTGATAGCGCGGACCGAGCGTACTTAACCAACTTGTTGGAGAAACACGGTGGAGTCATTGCCAGTGCGGCACGCCAGGCTGGACTCTCACGCCAGGGGATGCACAAACTGCTCAAACGTCATGGTATTGATGTAAACAGCTTTCGAAAAAAAGGTTCCGAAACCGAATCAATCTAG
- a CDS encoding IS701 family transposase codes for MDGTWIRQMKPALTRFLNRFSDCFSRKDTRAHMPTYVQGQLSNLARKSVEPIALAAGVPVRTLQEFLAQYAWNEDAVRDRLQQMVATERGSKRAIGVFDETSDVKKGTKTPGVQRQWCGKVGKTDNCMVTVHLAFAQDDFHCLLDGELFLPESWSEDRERCRVAGIPDEMVYQPKWKIALELYDRALSNGLEFEWITFDEGYGSKGPFLRALDAKAQLFIGEVPVSMTGWIKKPGLQHPPKDPCRGRPQKGARVAKDNPKAQPFRKLLEESTRFTNQSWERYRVKDGDKGPMVWEVKHAMIYRPDGKCVSSKRWHLLVARNPLKPDEIKYFLSNAPAATSVQKLLLVAFSRWHVERCFQDQKQDIGLDAWEGRKYLGLKRHMILSCVSYLFLTKMREKLGGKKIWVHRLSGSRRRIGTGPDLVA; via the coding sequence ATGGATGGTACTTGGATTCGTCAGATGAAACCAGCTTTGACACGTTTTCTGAATCGGTTCTCCGATTGTTTTAGTCGAAAAGATACCCGTGCTCATATGCCAACGTATGTTCAGGGTCAGCTATCAAACCTTGCTCGCAAGAGTGTTGAGCCCATTGCACTGGCTGCCGGAGTTCCCGTTCGCACGCTTCAGGAGTTTCTTGCTCAATACGCATGGAATGAAGACGCCGTGCGAGATCGTCTGCAACAGATGGTGGCAACGGAGCGCGGTAGCAAGCGTGCCATCGGCGTGTTTGACGAAACGAGCGATGTCAAGAAAGGCACCAAGACGCCTGGCGTTCAGCGTCAGTGGTGTGGCAAGGTTGGCAAGACCGATAACTGCATGGTGACGGTTCATCTTGCTTTTGCTCAGGATGACTTTCACTGCTTGCTTGATGGTGAGTTGTTCCTTCCTGAGAGCTGGTCTGAAGATCGCGAGCGTTGTCGCGTTGCCGGGATCCCCGACGAAATGGTGTATCAGCCAAAGTGGAAGATCGCACTGGAGCTTTACGATCGCGCGCTGTCCAACGGTCTGGAGTTTGAGTGGATCACCTTTGACGAAGGCTACGGCTCCAAAGGCCCGTTTTTACGAGCTCTTGATGCCAAAGCACAGTTATTCATCGGCGAGGTTCCAGTTTCAATGACCGGCTGGATCAAGAAACCCGGGCTCCAACATCCTCCCAAAGATCCGTGTCGTGGTCGGCCGCAAAAAGGTGCGCGAGTTGCCAAAGACAATCCCAAAGCTCAGCCGTTTCGCAAACTGCTGGAAGAATCCACGCGGTTCACGAATCAGTCATGGGAGCGTTATCGCGTCAAAGATGGAGATAAAGGTCCCATGGTCTGGGAAGTCAAGCATGCGATGATCTATCGTCCTGACGGCAAGTGTGTTTCGAGCAAGCGTTGGCACTTGTTGGTGGCTCGTAACCCACTCAAGCCGGATGAAATCAAGTACTTTCTCAGCAACGCGCCGGCTGCAACAAGCGTTCAAAAGTTGTTGCTCGTTGCCTTCAGCCGCTGGCATGTCGAACGTTGCTTCCAGGATCAAAAGCAGGACATTGGACTCGACGCCTGGGAGGGCCGGAAGTATCTCGGGCTCAAACGACACATGATTCTGTCGTGCGTAAGCTACCTGTTCTTGACGAAGATGCGAGAAAAGCTCGGGGGAAAAAAAATCTGGGTTCACCGTCTATCAGGTTCACGACGCCGTATCGGCACTGGTCCAGACTTGGTGGCTTAA
- a CDS encoding PAS domain-containing sensor histidine kinase, whose product MNTHSYQTPQRGEPIPEQFFRLIADFTYDWESWLSADGELLWVNDAVQRFTGYTPQECLKMDDYPLPLVATEHHQKVAGFVGEGNASSTANNVEFRTQCRDGTQGWCAVSWQPMIDSDGRSLGFRASVRDVSDKRRMREQLRVHNEHLEQLVQERTAQIARLKEHRLKVEKLAALGELAAGVAHEINNPLAGIRNAFALFRRHLPSDVKHYEKLDLIDGEIDRISGITHQMYQLYRPSQQYATRFSVRKVIGEVIALTLPLSRKTDVEVVAKFDSLQASKSLADDEVRLRSGELKQVLLNLVRNAIQASGAKQKVTVSVRTDPDDITINVTDHGHGIAASVIDKIFDPFFSTKSVAIGQGMGLGLSVSRGIIEAMKGTIEASSDPDQGTSFVVRLPRQLE is encoded by the coding sequence ATGAACACGCACTCGTATCAAACGCCGCAACGTGGTGAACCGATCCCCGAACAGTTTTTCCGTTTGATCGCCGACTTCACCTACGACTGGGAAAGTTGGCTCTCCGCAGACGGCGAGCTACTCTGGGTGAACGATGCTGTCCAACGGTTTACGGGCTACACACCGCAAGAGTGCCTGAAGATGGACGACTACCCGTTGCCGTTGGTTGCGACTGAGCACCACCAGAAAGTTGCTGGTTTCGTTGGCGAAGGAAATGCCTCAAGCACTGCAAACAACGTTGAGTTTCGGACGCAGTGTCGCGACGGAACGCAGGGCTGGTGCGCAGTTTCGTGGCAACCGATGATCGATTCCGACGGACGGTCGCTGGGGTTCCGTGCCAGCGTTCGGGATGTCTCTGACAAACGGCGGATGCGAGAGCAGCTGCGCGTGCACAACGAGCATCTGGAGCAGCTCGTTCAAGAGCGTACCGCTCAGATCGCCAGGCTCAAAGAGCACCGGTTGAAAGTGGAAAAGCTTGCCGCGTTGGGTGAACTGGCGGCCGGAGTTGCTCACGAGATCAACAATCCACTAGCCGGAATCCGAAACGCTTTTGCGTTGTTCAGACGTCACCTCCCCAGCGACGTCAAACACTACGAGAAACTGGATTTGATCGATGGCGAGATCGACCGCATCAGCGGGATTACGCATCAGATGTACCAGCTCTATCGACCAAGCCAACAGTATGCGACACGGTTCTCAGTTCGCAAAGTCATTGGAGAGGTCATCGCACTGACACTTCCACTCTCGCGCAAAACCGACGTTGAGGTCGTGGCGAAGTTCGATTCTCTTCAAGCTTCGAAGTCGCTTGCGGATGATGAAGTCCGGTTGCGATCGGGTGAACTGAAGCAAGTGCTGTTGAATCTTGTTCGCAATGCCATTCAGGCGTCGGGAGCCAAACAGAAAGTCACCGTTTCCGTTCGCACCGATCCCGATGATATCACGATCAACGTGACGGACCATGGCCACGGTATTGCGGCATCAGTGATCGATAAAATTTTCGACCCATTCTTCAGCACAAAGTCAGTCGCCATCGGCCAAGGGATGGGCTTGGGGCTGTCGGTGTCTCGTGGAATCATTGAGGCAATGAAGGGGACGATCGAAGCAAGCAGCGACCCGGATCAGGGCACCAGTTTTGTTGTGCGACTTCCCCGACAGTTAGAATAG